A region of Candidatus Omnitrophota bacterium DNA encodes the following proteins:
- a CDS encoding UDP-glucose/GDP-mannose dehydrogenase family protein, producing MKIGIIGSGYVGLVTGACFADLGNEVICMDSDKKKIELLKKGRVSFYEPGLEEMVVRNLREKRLSFTNQIKTVVKNSLVIFIAVGTPSKSGGEADLTFVENVAREIACNMRTYRIIVEKSTVPVETGKWIEHTIKVFNRGRVKFDIASNPEFLREGSAIQDFLHPDRIVIGVESRKAKEILSELYKPLKAPIIFTDINSAEMIKHAANSFLATKISFINAIANICEKTGADVLKVAEGMGLDKRIGRAFLDAGIGYGGSCFPKDVDAFIHIADKAGYEFELLKAVRKINENQKTLFLKKIKDALWVIQDKNIGILGLSFKPNTDDIRNAPSLEIISALLKEGANIRCFDPQAMPKVKEVLKDKIHFCRNSYEVARNADCLAIVTEWNEFKELDLLRLKRLMRQPIIIDGRNIYEPDKVKKLGFRYTGIGRGWF from the coding sequence ATGAAAATAGGAATAATTGGTTCAGGGTATGTAGGGTTGGTTACAGGAGCCTGTTTTGCTGATTTGGGTAATGAAGTTATCTGTATGGATTCAGACAAAAAGAAAATAGAACTTCTTAAAAAAGGAAGAGTTTCTTTTTACGAACCCGGTCTGGAAGAAATGGTTGTACGTAATTTGAGAGAGAAACGTCTTTCTTTTACTAACCAGATAAAAACTGTTGTCAAAAACTCTCTAGTGATATTTATTGCTGTGGGAACACCTTCCAAGTCTGGAGGAGAAGCGGATTTGACTTTTGTAGAAAATGTCGCTCGTGAAATTGCTTGTAATATGCGCACCTATCGAATTATCGTTGAGAAAAGCACTGTTCCTGTGGAAACAGGTAAATGGATTGAGCATACCATAAAAGTATTTAACCGTGGTAGGGTAAAGTTTGATATTGCTTCCAATCCGGAGTTTTTAAGAGAAGGTTCAGCAATTCAAGATTTTCTTCATCCTGACCGCATTGTGATTGGCGTAGAGTCAAGAAAGGCAAAAGAAATTCTTTCTGAATTGTATAAACCCTTAAAGGCCCCCATAATTTTTACAGACATAAATTCTGCAGAAATGATTAAACACGCAGCCAATTCCTTTTTAGCCACAAAGATTTCTTTTATCAATGCCATTGCCAATATTTGTGAAAAAACAGGAGCAGATGTATTGAAGGTGGCGGAAGGGATGGGGTTAGATAAGCGTATCGGTAGAGCCTTTCTTGATGCAGGCATTGGTTATGGAGGTTCCTGCTTTCCCAAAGATGTGGATGCTTTTATTCACATTGCTGATAAGGCGGGGTATGAATTTGAACTCCTGAAAGCGGTAAGAAAGATAAACGAAAACCAAAAAACCCTTTTCTTAAAAAAGATTAAAGATGCTCTTTGGGTCATCCAAGATAAAAATATTGGCATTTTAGGACTTTCTTTTAAACCCAATACCGACGATATTCGTAATGCTCCTTCCCTGGAAATTATTTCTGCATTACTTAAAGAGGGTGCAAATATTCGTTGTTTTGACCCCCAGGCGATGCCTAAAGTGAAAGAGGTTTTAAAAGATAAAATTCACTTCTGTCGCAACTCTTATGAGGTGGCAAGAAATGCTGACTGTTTGGCAATTGTTACTGAATGGAATGAGTTTAAAGAGTTGGATTTATTGAGATTAAAAAGATTAATGCGCCAACCAATTATCATTGATGGCAGGAATATTTATGAGCCCGATAAGGTAAAGAAGCTTGGTTTTCGTTATACGGGCATAGGGAGAGGCTGGTTTTAA